One window from the genome of Thermococcus siculi encodes:
- a CDS encoding proton-conducting transporter transmembrane domain-containing protein translates to MINELLIIIFAPLVAGVIAWALDIKGLRELIGIVGAAVPLAYLAKLYPTVISETVDYSLTISGFTLQFQLNTMTWYFATVASLVGIAMAFGMASTSKSSYDWLFALMSFTGVVGVFLSQDFISFFLLWELMTFASFMMVLRRNRHESLKYFVLSVIGAYAMLIAIGILYAKTGALDFESIRQAMYIDASLGTMSTRETVLVFALFLTAFGVKAGAVPLHVWAPGAYSETDQSYTTFFSGALSKAGAYGFLLLYILMGYKLYATLGTFHGHLTFAYIIAWMGAITVVVASFLAVLQEDIRKLFAYSSVGQVGYILLAFGVGSTLGLAGGLFHVLSHAVFKGLFWLVTAAIILQTGKTQFKDMGGLARKMPFTFAMGLIAVLSLAGIPPLAGFASKWLIYEAAIQAHMPLVAGAIFLGSGLAFAYVVRFLYSVWFGQRPSDLEDVKEAPLPLLIAMAILAIPNLVFGVAPGLVTEYLNKILGGEVVGGDYYRLVTPTGTYNALLVTIALVIGIAIAGLVYLYGARVRKIPVTNTYQSGNPVTEEFNLSIRRNFYRPLAEALEFWLKYSWDRFYERLAGLTEDFADSLRQAFYNGNVQSYSWYLAIVLLILALWGVL, encoded by the coding sequence ATGATCAACGAACTCCTCATCATAATCTTTGCACCCCTCGTTGCGGGTGTCATAGCGTGGGCCCTCGACATCAAGGGGCTTAGGGAGCTGATCGGCATCGTGGGTGCCGCTGTGCCGCTGGCATATCTTGCCAAGCTTTATCCCACCGTGATCAGCGAAACGGTGGACTACTCCCTCACCATCAGCGGTTTCACCCTCCAGTTCCAGCTCAACACAATGACGTGGTACTTCGCGACAGTTGCTTCCCTCGTCGGCATTGCGATGGCCTTCGGAATGGCATCGACATCAAAAAGCTCCTATGACTGGCTCTTCGCCCTGATGAGCTTTACCGGAGTGGTGGGCGTCTTCCTCAGCCAGGACTTCATAAGCTTCTTCCTGCTCTGGGAGCTTATGACATTTGCAAGCTTCATGATGGTGCTCAGGAGGAACAGGCACGAGTCCCTCAAGTACTTCGTGCTCAGCGTCATAGGAGCCTACGCCATGCTCATAGCCATCGGAATCCTCTACGCCAAGACCGGAGCGCTCGACTTCGAGTCAATAAGGCAGGCCATGTACATAGACGCAAGCCTCGGAACCATGAGCACCAGAGAGACCGTGCTTGTATTCGCGCTGTTCCTCACCGCCTTCGGTGTTAAAGCCGGTGCCGTTCCGCTCCACGTCTGGGCACCCGGAGCATACAGTGAGACCGACCAGAGCTACACGACGTTCTTCAGCGGTGCCCTCAGCAAGGCAGGAGCCTACGGTTTCCTCCTGCTCTACATCCTGATGGGCTACAAACTCTACGCGACCCTCGGAACCTTCCACGGCCACCTGACTTTCGCGTACATAATAGCTTGGATGGGGGCCATCACCGTTGTCGTCGCGAGCTTCCTCGCGGTTCTCCAGGAGGACATCAGGAAGCTCTTCGCTTACTCCTCCGTGGGACAGGTCGGTTACATACTCCTGGCCTTTGGAGTCGGCAGCACCCTCGGTCTGGCAGGAGGTCTCTTCCACGTGCTCAGCCACGCGGTTTTCAAGGGCCTCTTCTGGCTCGTGACCGCGGCGATAATCCTCCAGACCGGCAAGACCCAGTTCAAGGACATGGGCGGTCTTGCGAGAAAGATGCCCTTCACCTTCGCCATGGGACTCATAGCCGTTCTCAGCCTCGCGGGAATCCCGCCTCTGGCAGGATTCGCGAGCAAGTGGCTCATCTACGAGGCGGCGATACAGGCTCACATGCCTCTGGTCGCTGGGGCGATATTCCTTGGAAGCGGTCTGGCCTTCGCCTACGTGGTGAGATTCCTCTACTCCGTATGGTTCGGCCAGAGGCCAAGCGATCTTGAGGACGTCAAGGAGGCACCGCTTCCGCTCCTCATAGCGATGGCGATACTCGCCATACCCAACCTCGTCTTCGGTGTCGCCCCTGGACTGGTCACCGAGTACCTCAACAAGATCCTCGGCGGAGAGGTCGTGGGCGGAGACTACTACAGGCTCGTCACACCGACCGGAACCTACAACGCCCTGCTGGTTACGATAGCCCTCGTCATAGGCATCGCCATAGCCGGGCTGGTTTACCTCTACGGGGCAAGGGTCAGGAAGATACCCGTCACCAACACCTACCAGTCAGGTAACCCGGTGACCGAGGAGTTCAACCTCAGCATCAGAAGGAACTTCTACAGACCGCTGGCGGAAGCCCTCGAGTTCTGGCTCAAGTACAGCTGGGACAGGTTCTACGAGAGGCTCGCTGGACTGACAGAGGACTTCGCGGACTCACTCAGGCAGGCATTCTACAATGGAAACGTCCAGAGCTATTCATGGTATCTGGCAATAGTGCTACTTATACTCGCACTGTGGGGGGTGTTGTGA
- a CDS encoding proton-conducting transporter transmembrane domain-containing protein yields the protein MNGQYASLLIALPLISAFFVPLIKGAGKKAVKYYLVLITALQTGIAAWVFQQVYTSGKPIIVMAGAWRPPVGINLYIGHFAALFVFIVALVSFLMAVFSVRAIQVEPIDKYAMLFLLLMLGATGMIATGDIFNLFVFMEITAISAYALTAYNKTGEAAEASLKYIVLGGIGSSFFLIGIALIYGSLGTLNMAQIAQLAGGMNATVAQVGLALIVFGLAVEAELFPLNAWAPDAYQAAPHPITAMFSAFVVKAGIYAMARLLYLMQAVGSWHSVLKLLVVLATLTVIVAELAALRQKNVKRMIAYSSIAQIGLIALAFALGTQSGVDAAVFHMVNHAIVKGMLFLAVGYVAMSLGGAELENFRGLGKRMPLMAFGISVGAVATVGIPLFNIFWSKIRIILATLDVGYTWAAVLVLTASVVEAVYYFRLLHVIWFQGEGTKTDENIAIGLMVLFLATLVIVIGIYPDYAWNIAQKAGADIFNVADYIKNVPLMGVGA from the coding sequence ATGAACGGGCAGTACGCTTCGCTCCTCATAGCTTTACCGCTCATCAGCGCCTTCTTCGTCCCCCTGATAAAGGGGGCCGGAAAGAAGGCCGTTAAGTACTACCTGGTGCTCATCACCGCTCTCCAGACGGGGATAGCCGCATGGGTGTTCCAGCAGGTCTACACCTCAGGAAAGCCGATAATAGTCATGGCAGGCGCCTGGAGGCCGCCCGTTGGCATTAACCTCTACATCGGACACTTCGCGGCGCTCTTCGTGTTCATAGTGGCCCTCGTCAGCTTCCTCATGGCCGTCTTCAGCGTCAGGGCAATCCAGGTCGAGCCGATAGACAAGTACGCCATGCTCTTCCTGCTCCTCATGCTCGGTGCCACTGGAATGATAGCAACCGGAGACATCTTCAACCTCTTCGTGTTCATGGAGATAACGGCAATAAGCGCCTACGCTCTCACGGCCTACAACAAGACCGGAGAGGCGGCGGAGGCTTCGCTCAAGTACATAGTCCTCGGTGGAATAGGCTCCAGCTTCTTCCTCATAGGCATAGCCCTCATCTACGGCTCGCTGGGAACCCTCAACATGGCCCAGATAGCCCAGCTCGCCGGCGGAATGAACGCCACAGTCGCACAGGTCGGCCTCGCGCTCATAGTCTTTGGCCTGGCGGTCGAGGCGGAGCTGTTCCCGCTCAACGCCTGGGCACCGGACGCATACCAGGCAGCACCGCACCCGATAACGGCCATGTTCTCGGCCTTCGTGGTTAAGGCGGGCATCTACGCGATGGCCAGACTGCTCTACCTCATGCAGGCTGTGGGAAGCTGGCACTCTGTCCTGAAGCTGCTGGTCGTACTCGCCACCCTGACGGTAATTGTTGCCGAGCTCGCGGCACTCAGACAGAAGAACGTCAAGAGGATGATAGCCTACTCCAGTATCGCCCAGATAGGTCTCATTGCACTCGCCTTTGCCCTCGGAACCCAGAGCGGCGTTGATGCGGCGGTCTTTCACATGGTCAACCACGCGATTGTGAAGGGCATGCTCTTCCTCGCGGTGGGCTACGTCGCCATGAGCCTCGGCGGAGCGGAGCTTGAGAACTTCAGGGGCCTCGGAAAGAGGATGCCGTTGATGGCCTTTGGAATATCAGTGGGTGCGGTGGCCACCGTCGGAATACCGCTGTTCAACATATTCTGGAGCAAGATCAGGATAATTCTGGCGACGCTCGACGTTGGCTATACCTGGGCGGCGGTGCTCGTCCTCACTGCCAGCGTCGTGGAGGCGGTCTATTACTTCAGACTGCTCCACGTCATCTGGTTCCAGGGAGAGGGAACGAAGACCGACGAGAACATTGCGATCGGCCTCATGGTGCTCTTCCTTGCCACGCTGGTGATAGTCATCGGCATATACCCCGACTACGCCTGGAACATCGCCCAGAAGGCAGGAGCGGACATCTTCAACGTGGCTGACTACATCAAGAACGTTCCTCTAATGGGGGTGGGAGCATGA
- a CDS encoding NADH-quinone oxidoreductase subunit K — translation MISVYYFGAISLILIGLYAVLVKKNVLKMLIGLSIMETGVNLLLVSVGYISGRSAPILSEGIGPNQAVDPIPQALVLTAIVIGVATTAMALSVAMIIYERYGTLNVEEIRRLRG, via the coding sequence ATGATCAGCGTCTACTACTTCGGTGCCATATCGCTCATACTCATAGGACTGTACGCAGTACTCGTCAAGAAGAACGTGCTTAAGATGCTCATAGGCCTCAGCATAATGGAGACCGGAGTCAACCTTCTCCTCGTAAGCGTCGGTTACATCTCCGGAAGGAGCGCCCCGATACTGAGCGAGGGAATCGGCCCGAATCAGGCCGTTGACCCGATTCCCCAGGCCCTCGTGCTCACGGCAATAGTCATAGGCGTTGCGACAACCGCCATGGCCCTTAGCGTCGCCATGATAATCTACGAGAGGTACGGAACCCTTAACGTTGAGGAGATAAGGAGGTTGAGAGGATGA
- a CDS encoding Na(+)/H(+) antiporter subunit B → MLKRALAIITLLIIGYWLAQGLAGVPFGEDRMLVGQYYLDHVKEQTGAVNAVTAVVVNYRGFDTLGEVTVLFIASTGVGALLWRRKKERTAKTEGSIVLTTGTRLLVPFVMLFGAYIFIHGHLTPGGGFPGGATIATAFLLLYMAFIVYEIPHKAFEKVEGAVGMTYVIVGLIGLAIGGYFLYDWIWQDWQWGAENIGRLFSGGFIPVIYTIIGLKVGTELSGIIDNMVKEEVSE, encoded by the coding sequence ATGCTCAAGCGTGCACTCGCGATAATCACCCTCCTGATAATCGGTTACTGGCTCGCCCAGGGCCTCGCCGGGGTACCCTTCGGCGAGGACAGGATGCTCGTCGGCCAGTACTACCTGGACCATGTTAAGGAGCAGACCGGCGCGGTTAACGCCGTCACCGCCGTAGTCGTCAACTACCGTGGGTTCGATACCCTCGGTGAGGTTACGGTGCTGTTCATAGCCTCAACCGGCGTTGGCGCACTCCTCTGGAGGAGGAAGAAGGAAAGAACCGCGAAGACCGAGGGTTCGATAGTCCTCACAACCGGAACGAGGCTGCTGGTTCCCTTCGTCATGCTCTTCGGTGCCTACATATTCATCCACGGACACCTCACCCCGGGTGGAGGTTTCCCCGGAGGAGCCACCATAGCCACCGCGTTCCTGCTGCTCTACATGGCGTTCATCGTCTACGAGATACCGCACAAGGCCTTTGAGAAGGTCGAGGGAGCGGTCGGAATGACCTACGTCATCGTCGGCCTAATAGGCCTCGCAATCGGCGGATACTTCCTCTACGATTGGATATGGCAGGACTGGCAGTGGGGCGCTGAGAACATCGGCAGGCTCTTCAGCGGAGGCTTCATACCGGTGATCTACACCATAATCGGCCTCAAGGTCGGCACCGAGCTCAGCGGAATCATCGACAACATGGTCAAGGAGGAGGTGAGCGAATGA
- a CDS encoding DUF4040 domain-containing protein, with protein sequence MNCITCIEYIIVGIMIISAILAVEWRDLLAAAVGMAAVSLFASLLFFMLQAPDVAMTEAAIGAALSAAIFIFAIKRTQRFETEEEEKPGWWVRW encoded by the coding sequence ATGAACTGCATAACCTGCATTGAGTACATCATCGTCGGAATAATGATAATCTCGGCAATCCTCGCCGTCGAGTGGAGGGACCTGCTCGCGGCGGCTGTTGGAATGGCGGCAGTCAGCCTGTTCGCTTCGCTGCTGTTCTTCATGCTCCAGGCCCCGGACGTAGCGATGACCGAGGCTGCCATAGGAGCTGCACTCAGCGCGGCGATATTCATCTTCGCCATCAAGAGAACCCAGCGCTTTGAGACCGAGGAAGAGGAGAAGCCCGGCTGGTGGGTGAGGTGGTGA
- the mnhG gene encoding monovalent cation/H(+) antiporter subunit G: MNALAAVGEALVLIGTFFYFLSALGLIRMPDVYNRMQTATKSATLGSLGVIVGVGIWALGTDFGSAAWLTKTIVIAVFLLLTNPISAHALIRAAYKSGIPLWEGSVMDKYREHMEAKAKAAEAPEVETPEETPKEGGEE; encoded by the coding sequence ATGAACGCTCTGGCTGCAGTTGGGGAGGCTCTCGTGCTCATAGGAACGTTCTTCTACTTCCTCTCAGCCCTGGGTCTCATCAGGATGCCCGACGTCTACAACAGGATGCAGACCGCCACCAAGAGCGCCACCCTCGGTTCCCTCGGCGTTATAGTCGGCGTTGGAATCTGGGCGCTCGGCACTGACTTCGGAAGCGCCGCCTGGCTCACCAAGACCATAGTTATCGCGGTCTTCCTCCTGCTGACGAACCCGATAAGCGCCCACGCCCTCATCAGGGCCGCATACAAGAGCGGCATCCCCCTCTGGGAGGGCAGCGTGATGGACAAGTACCGCGAGCACATGGAGGCGAAGGCTAAGGCGGCCGAGGCCCCTGAAGTTGAGACCCCTGAGGAAACCCCCAAGGAGGGTGGTGAGGAATGA
- a CDS encoding monovalent cation/H+ antiporter complex subunit F yields the protein MIGINIYLALIAIATLLSMYRVFRGPTTVDRLVAVDIMTTITAGLMVLFALYYQRMIFLDVALVYAILAFGGVIAFARYMEGGL from the coding sequence ATGATCGGGATAAACATCTACCTCGCCCTTATAGCCATAGCGACTCTCCTGAGCATGTACAGGGTCTTCAGGGGGCCGACGACGGTCGACAGGCTTGTCGCGGTCGACATCATGACCACCATAACCGCCGGACTCATGGTGCTCTTCGCGCTCTACTACCAGAGAATGATATTCCTCGACGTCGCGCTCGTTTACGCGATACTCGCCTTCGGTGGAGTCATCGCCTTCGCAAGGTACATGGAGGGAGGCCTATGA
- a CDS encoding Na+/H+ antiporter subunit E, producing MGEASKISRYLYTVIVLFLIWLLLTASLDPQELGFGLILSLIVAAFTYEIFTTSGLANLHPKRVAYAIAYVPYFLWAMIMANLDVAYRVLHPKRPIRPGIVHCKTVLNSDVGKLALANSITLTPGTITLDVDDDNYFIHWIWVPDEALTEKEEEHVKAASANITAPFEKFLKVIFG from the coding sequence ATGGGAGAAGCAAGCAAAATAAGCAGGTATCTATACACGGTAATCGTGCTGTTCTTGATATGGCTGCTTCTAACGGCCAGCCTAGACCCGCAGGAACTCGGATTTGGACTGATACTGTCGCTCATTGTCGCAGCGTTTACCTACGAGATATTCACCACGAGTGGTCTGGCAAACCTCCATCCCAAGAGGGTCGCCTACGCGATAGCCTACGTACCATACTTCCTGTGGGCCATGATCATGGCGAACCTCGACGTCGCCTACAGGGTTCTCCACCCCAAGAGGCCCATAAGACCGGGAATAGTGCACTGCAAGACCGTTCTCAACAGTGACGTTGGCAAGCTTGCCCTCGCGAACTCGATAACCCTGACTCCGGGAACGATAACCCTTGACGTCGACGACGACAACTACTTCATCCACTGGATATGGGTTCCGGACGAAGCCCTTACCGAGAAGGAAGAGGAGCATGTTAAAGCAGCTTCCGCCAACATAACCGCCCCGTTTGAAAAGTTCCTGAAGGTGATCTTCGGATGA
- a CDS encoding regulator, whose amino-acid sequence MWGKIEHYFDEYPVRKQIAKTLLKYGLKVSDDLKIKAGDIEVPYTKVAKALDVDRRVVKETVGMILKIPELREIYTNLEPTVHMKYVGRHVGYGVIEIEPEPRAIGILAKIAMKIAERDINIIQVVAEDPELYPEATLTIITEKPIPGDLINELSKLEGVKRISIY is encoded by the coding sequence ATGTGGGGCAAGATTGAACATTACTTTGATGAATACCCTGTGAGGAAGCAGATCGCCAAAACGCTCCTGAAGTACGGTCTAAAGGTCTCGGACGACCTCAAGATAAAGGCCGGAGACATAGAGGTTCCGTACACCAAGGTGGCCAAGGCCCTCGACGTCGACAGGAGGGTCGTCAAGGAGACCGTCGGGATGATACTCAAGATTCCGGAACTCAGGGAGATATACACCAACCTTGAGCCGACGGTTCACATGAAGTACGTTGGCAGGCACGTCGGCTACGGTGTCATAGAGATCGAGCCAGAGCCAAGGGCCATAGGGATACTCGCCAAGATCGCCATGAAGATAGCCGAGAGGGACATAAACATCATCCAGGTCGTCGCGGAAGACCCTGAACTCTACCCCGAGGCCACCCTCACGATAATCACCGAGAAGCCGATCCCCGGCGACCTCATTAACGAACTCTCCAAGCTCGAAGGCGTCAAGAGAATCTCGATCTACTGA
- a CDS encoding radical SAM protein, with protein sequence MIEVRLPHVTFHDLGDAVRLIWRETLYADFEKGELERVIRRKFRVSPEITVRDGVLIIDTDYEKVESFVALYIQNNLGALLRNRYTNRKVLYIHEGMDVPLLGYNAFGLIDRGTNLIQIRGVSGCNLSCVFCSVDEGPYSRTRKLDYVVDIDYLIKWFDEVARIKGKGLEAHLDGQGEPLIYPFRVELVQALREHPNVSVISMQSNGTLLTDKLVEELAEAGLDRVNLSLHSLDPDKAKMLMGRKDYDLEHVLDMAEALVNAGIDVLIAPVIIFGINDDEAEAFIEFARKIGAGRRWPALGFQNYIPYKFGRNPTIARVVPFKDFYAWLRSLEEKTGMRPLVLKPKHFGMEKREFIPLAFRPGEVVKAEVVLPGRIKGEMLAKARNRLIEVINTDAEVGDRITVRIVRTRHGIYIGTPV encoded by the coding sequence ATGATCGAAGTACGCCTTCCACACGTCACGTTCCATGACCTTGGAGACGCGGTCAGGCTCATATGGCGCGAGACCCTCTACGCCGACTTCGAAAAAGGCGAGCTTGAGAGAGTTATAAGGAGAAAGTTCCGCGTTTCGCCGGAGATAACCGTCCGGGATGGCGTTCTCATCATCGACACCGACTACGAGAAGGTGGAGTCCTTCGTCGCCCTCTACATCCAGAACAACCTAGGCGCCCTCCTGAGGAACCGCTACACCAACAGGAAGGTCCTCTACATCCACGAGGGAATGGACGTTCCCCTCCTCGGCTACAACGCCTTCGGTCTAATCGACAGGGGCACCAACCTCATCCAGATACGCGGAGTGAGCGGCTGCAACCTGAGCTGCGTGTTCTGCTCCGTTGACGAGGGGCCATACTCGAGGACGAGGAAGCTCGACTACGTCGTCGATATAGATTATTTGATTAAGTGGTTCGATGAAGTTGCGAGGATAAAGGGAAAGGGATTGGAGGCCCACCTCGATGGTCAGGGGGAGCCGCTCATCTATCCCTTCCGCGTTGAGCTGGTTCAGGCTTTGAGGGAGCACCCCAACGTTTCTGTGATTTCAATGCAAAGCAACGGGACGCTCTTAACAGATAAACTCGTTGAGGAACTTGCCGAGGCCGGCCTCGACAGGGTGAACCTTTCGCTCCACTCCCTCGACCCGGACAAGGCGAAGATGCTGATGGGAAGGAAGGACTACGATCTGGAGCACGTTCTGGACATGGCAGAGGCGCTGGTGAACGCCGGAATAGACGTCCTCATAGCCCCGGTTATAATCTTTGGAATAAACGACGACGAGGCCGAGGCGTTCATCGAGTTCGCCCGAAAAATTGGCGCCGGAAGGCGCTGGCCGGCCCTGGGATTCCAGAACTACATCCCCTACAAGTTCGGCAGGAACCCGACTATAGCGAGGGTGGTTCCCTTCAAGGACTTCTACGCCTGGCTCCGCTCACTGGAGGAGAAAACGGGCATGAGGCCTCTCGTTCTGAAACCCAAGCATTTTGGCATGGAGAAGAGGGAATTCATACCTCTGGCCTTCCGGCCGGGTGAGGTGGTGAAGGCCGAGGTCGTCCTTCCAGGAAGGATAAAGGGCGAGATGCTGGCCAAAGCCCGGAACAGGCTCATCGAGGTCATCAACACCGACGCGGAAGTTGGGGACAGAATCACTGTTAGAATTGTCAGGACGAGACACGGAATATACATTGGAACGCCGGTCTAG
- the wecB gene encoding non-hydrolyzing UDP-N-acetylglucosamine 2-epimerase, which produces MKPAFVFGTRPEIIKLAPVIRAFLERGVEPLLIHTGQHYDYEMSAVFLEELELPPIDYHLEVGSGTQAEQTGLAMIKIEKVLMDERPDVTLVQGDTNTVLAGALASVKLKIPVAHVEAGLRSFDRTMPEEINRILADHASEILFPPTEEARKNLEREGITENVYVTGNTVVDAVLQNAKVAEKKSDVLERFGLRPKGYILITAHRAENTDSRENLERLVEILENLPMKAIYPIHPRTRKRLQEFGLWERVSSIENLIVTKPLGYLDFLKLEKNAFAIMTDSGGIQEEAITLNVPCLTLRYNTERPETVEAGGNVLVGLEKERAMEYLKRLIEDEEFYRKMANAPNPFGDGKAGKRIAEILLDLHERGELRIKGSRFI; this is translated from the coding sequence TTGAAGCCGGCCTTCGTCTTCGGAACGAGGCCCGAGATAATAAAGCTCGCTCCGGTTATAAGGGCGTTCCTGGAGAGGGGCGTTGAGCCGCTCCTCATCCACACGGGCCAGCACTACGACTACGAGATGAGCGCGGTGTTTCTGGAGGAGCTGGAGCTTCCGCCGATAGACTACCACCTCGAGGTCGGTTCCGGAACCCAGGCGGAGCAGACAGGACTGGCCATGATAAAGATTGAAAAGGTCCTGATGGACGAAAGGCCGGACGTTACCCTCGTTCAGGGCGATACCAACACGGTCTTGGCCGGAGCGCTGGCGAGCGTCAAGCTAAAGATTCCTGTTGCCCATGTTGAGGCAGGATTGAGGAGCTTCGACAGGACGATGCCGGAGGAGATAAACAGGATTTTGGCCGACCACGCGAGCGAGATCCTATTCCCACCAACCGAAGAGGCCAGAAAAAACCTCGAGAGGGAGGGAATAACCGAGAATGTTTACGTTACCGGGAACACCGTCGTCGATGCCGTCCTCCAGAACGCCAAGGTCGCGGAAAAGAAGAGCGACGTTCTGGAGAGGTTCGGCCTCAGGCCCAAGGGCTACATCCTGATTACCGCTCACCGGGCCGAAAACACGGACAGCAGGGAGAACCTGGAGAGGCTGGTTGAGATACTCGAGAACCTGCCGATGAAGGCGATATACCCGATTCACCCGAGAACCAGGAAGAGGCTCCAGGAGTTCGGGCTTTGGGAGAGGGTAAGCTCGATAGAGAACCTCATCGTTACCAAACCGCTCGGCTACCTCGACTTCTTGAAGCTTGAGAAGAACGCCTTTGCGATAATGACGGACTCGGGAGGAATACAGGAGGAGGCGATAACCCTCAACGTGCCCTGTTTGACCCTCCGCTACAATACGGAAAGGCCAGAGACGGTGGAAGCTGGTGGAAACGTCCTGGTGGGCCTTGAGAAGGAAAGGGCGATGGAATACCTGAAGAGGCTGATTGAGGACGAGGAGTTCTACAGAAAGATGGCGAACGCTCCGAACCCCTTCGGCGACGGGAAAGCCGGGAAGAGGATAGCGGAGATACTGCTGGACCTCCACGAGAGGGGAGAGCTTAGGATCAAGGGTTCGCGCTTCATTTAG
- a CDS encoding UDP-N-acetyl-D-mannosamine dehydrogenase yields MESQIESRTAEIAVIGLGYIGLPTAIMFANAGFKVTGYEIREEVVKKVNSGEAHIVEPEIDELLRKAVESGNLSATSNPDEITGKDVYIICVQTPLGEDKTPNLSYLESAVRTVARVMKKGSLIVIESTVPPLTTVKMAKLIEEITGFKAGEDFYMVHAPERVMPGRIFKELVYNSRIFGGITPQSAELAEKLYRSFVKGQIFRTNSTVSEVVKLMENTFRDVNIALANEFAYLAHQYGIDVFEAIELANTHPRVRIHVPGIGVGGHCLPKDPHLLIWPARDDFGLIRLAREINDGMPLLTKDLLFEALKAVNLPPEKAVVTVLGLAYKGDSDDTRNSPALEFIEAIGEDVGEVRTYDPFVGGTHGSVEDAVKGADAVVIATDHSEFKSLDWEKLGKLMRTRILVDGRHVVKEPPEGFIFKGIGRGEF; encoded by the coding sequence ATGGAGAGCCAAATCGAAAGTAGAACCGCAGAGATAGCAGTCATAGGACTCGGATACATAGGTCTCCCGACGGCAATAATGTTCGCCAACGCGGGGTTCAAGGTCACCGGCTATGAAATAAGGGAGGAAGTCGTCAAAAAGGTCAACTCCGGGGAGGCCCACATAGTCGAGCCTGAGATAGACGAACTCCTCAGGAAGGCCGTCGAGAGCGGGAACCTCAGCGCCACCTCGAACCCTGATGAGATAACCGGGAAGGACGTTTACATAATCTGCGTCCAGACGCCTCTCGGCGAGGACAAAACCCCAAATCTAAGCTACCTCGAAAGCGCGGTTAGAACCGTCGCCAGGGTCATGAAGAAGGGTTCCCTCATCGTCATCGAAAGCACTGTTCCCCCGCTGACCACGGTTAAGATGGCCAAGCTCATCGAGGAGATAACAGGTTTCAAGGCCGGAGAGGACTTCTACATGGTTCACGCCCCTGAGAGGGTCATGCCCGGGAGGATCTTCAAGGAACTCGTTTACAACTCCCGCATCTTCGGTGGAATAACCCCCCAAAGCGCCGAGCTGGCGGAGAAACTCTACCGCTCCTTTGTGAAAGGTCAGATCTTCAGGACGAACTCAACCGTCAGCGAGGTCGTCAAGCTCATGGAGAACACCTTTAGAGATGTCAACATCGCTCTGGCGAACGAGTTCGCCTATCTCGCCCACCAGTACGGGATAGACGTCTTCGAGGCCATCGAGCTGGCCAATACCCACCCGAGGGTCAGGATTCATGTTCCCGGAATAGGCGTCGGCGGCCACTGCCTGCCGAAGGACCCGCACCTCCTCATCTGGCCCGCCAGAGATGATTTCGGCCTGATCAGACTCGCCAGGGAGATAAACGACGGCATGCCTCTCCTCACCAAAGACCTGCTCTTCGAGGCGCTGAAGGCCGTCAACCTGCCTCCCGAAAAGGCCGTTGTAACCGTCCTGGGGCTGGCTTACAAGGGGGACAGCGACGACACGAGGAATTCACCGGCGCTGGAGTTCATCGAGGCAATAGGGGAAGATGTAGGAGAGGTCAGAACCTACGACCCCTTCGTGGGCGGAACTCACGGGAGCGTCGAGGATGCGGTCAAAGGCGCCGATGCGGTCGTTATAGCCACGGACCATTCGGAGTTCAAATCCCTCGACTGGGAAAAGCTTGGAAAGCTTATGCGCACAAGGATACTGGTGGACGGAAGGCACGTCGTTAAAGAGCCTCCAGAGGGATTCATCTTCAAGGGCATAGGGAGGGGTGAGTTTTGA